ATTAACGCAGTAGATGGCAAGCAAATGCTATTGGGATCAAGAGTTTCATCATTTATGCGAACATTGACTACCTTGCCTGGGTATAGGTTTTCTGATGTGTCAGAAATGGCAATTGTCGCACTAAAGGTACGCTTGATAGGATCGGGAACCGTGGTGATTTCAGTAACTTGGCCATTTAGCTGCTGAGGTTCATTATTTGAACCGATTAACGCGACTTGATCTTTATAAAATACGTTAAGCTGCGCCTCTGGAATATCAACAATCGCATTGAGACTATTTGGCTGATGAATCGTGGTAAAAGCAACACCAGGAATAACTTGTTCATAGTTATCAAACTGCTTGCGGCCAATAACGCCGTCAAATGGAGCTTTAAGCTCAGTGTATCGTAAGGCATCTTTAGCTTGTTGTAGATTGAGCGTGACCACATCAACACCTGCTTGAGCACGAACAACCCCAGTCTTGGCTCTTTGTAATCTAATATCAGATATCGCATTGTCATCACTGGCCATTTGAGTTCTTTTAAGTTCATCTTTGGCTAGTTGTAAACTTGCTTCAGCTTCGGCTAGACGCGCAGTGAGCTCGTTGGCTCTAACTTGATAATCGTGAGGATCAAGCCTTGCTATTACCTGACCTTTTTTAACGCTATCTCCCTGCTCAAAGAGCAATTCATTCAATGTACCTGAAACGCGAAAAGATAAGTCTGCTTTCTCTTGTGCTTCAACTACGCCAGAAAAGCGCAATGAATGTTGATCCATATGTTTATCAAGTTGAATTACCGAAATTGGTTGCATTACTTTAATGGCAACTTGTGGTTGCTCGCTACAAGCAGTTAAGGCCAAAAGGCAACAGCTCAGTGTTGATAGTTTGCTGGTCATGGCTTTCATTACGTTTTCCTCTAAAATTTGATGGCTAATTCTAGGCTGATACAAGCTGAAACATTAGAGGGGGAAATTGAGTTTTATTGTCCTTTAAAATGAGACAATCATAAAAAGGAGAGGATTTTTTATTCCTTAAGTACAGAAGAATTATTTTTATGGGTAGGTTAAAGCAATGAACTAGATAGGTTTGTTTTTATGAGTATTTGTGATGTTATTGTAGGCATTTGTTGTAAGCTGCCTCTTTGAGTTGTTATTTACTTTTACATTATTATTCAACAGCTTGCCTTTAATATGATTGTCTCGATTTATGAGACTGAGAGAACCGATTTAGGGGCTTATTATTCTGAAATCATTTTTATAAGATGAATTTGTCATTCAGGGATGTTGAAGCAAATAAGTAATTGAAAATAAAGGTGAATATTATGAATAAATTGAATAAAGCAGTCTTAGTCGCCGGTATGATGGTCGGTAGTATTTCAGCAGCCCAAGCGGCAGATATTGAATATTTTGTCGGCGCTGGAGCAGGATTTCAAACTGACTCGGTTGATGGCAATATCAACAAAGATACAGAAGACATGACTTGGCAATTGCGAGTTGGAGCACTTATCAATGAGCAGCATCGTCTTACTGGTACTTTTGGCTACATGGAAGACAAATTTTCATACTCTGGCAATAAGTACAAACAAGAGCAATATAGCTGGCTAGTTTCGTATGACTACCTGATCCCAATGCATAAAGACGTAAACTTATTTGTGGGTGTTGTTGCCGGCGCGAACGATAATAAAGTGGCAGGCAAAGCTTCTACGGACTTCGTTTATGGTGGCCAAGTTGGTGTGCAATACAAATGGAATGAACACTTTTCATCAGATTTAGGTTATCGCTACTTAGAGCAAGATTACAGCAAGAACGGTATTGAAATTGAAAATAGTCAGCAAGTTTATCTGACTCTAGATTATAAGTTTTAATCTGTTGAACCCGTTTTTTTGATTACGCCTCCCATTGGTTAGGTAGGTCAATATTTATTGAGTTACCTTAATTAAATCTCTTGTAATCACTAGGCATAAAATTGAAATATCAGTTTTATGCCTTTTTTTGTTTAACTCTAAATACTGACTCGGTTTCATGTAACTCTTCAGCCATTTCAATCACAGTGTTAGCAAACAACTTAGCTGCAGACGACAAATGCTTACGGCTTGGGTACACTAAAAAACACTCAAATGACTCTGATTCTAATTCAGGTAAAACCTCGATGAGCTGTCCTGAGTCAACTGATTCAGCCACAATGCTGTAAGGTAAAATGGCAATGCCAGAACCGGCATGGCAAAAGTTGAGAAGTGAGTTAATTTCATTAGTAATAATGTTGTATTTTAAATTGATCGTTTGCTCATTTAATGTCACTTGAGACTCTAAAGTTCCGTCATATTCACGCCTACCAATAAAGAAATGTTCGCTTAAGTCTTCAATACAATTAATGGCGGGTCTATTGTTAAAGTAACTTGGTGCTGCAAATAACTTTAGTTTGAAAGTTGTGAGTTTTTTAGCGATGAAACTGCTGTCGTTGAGCTCGCCAGAATACAAAATAAAGTCTAATCCTAGGCGGGTGAGATCACGATAATCACCATGGATCATGAATATATCAAGCTGCACTTCAGGGTATTGTTGTATAAATTCAGCAATATGGCGTTGCAGTAATTTGTCACTATAGGGGATCAGCCCAATACGAATTTTACCCTGTACTTTGGCTTGTTGATTGCGCATCACGTGAGCGGCATTACGTATTTGATCGACTAAAGGCTCAACTTGCTCAAGAAATTGCTCACCATTAGGAGTTAATGACATAGCGCGGGTGGTGCGAATAAACAGCGGTGCACCCAGATGTTTTTCGAGTTCAGCAATACGGCGACTCACTAAAGCGCGTCGAGTATCTAACGATTCTGCGGCCTTAGAAAAACTACCTAATTTTGCTACCGCGATAAATAACTCTAAGTCATTGATGTGCATGTGCTGTTCTTTATTAGTTTTGCAATACACCAGTGTAGTTTTATGGTATTTACTCTGTCAATTCTAGCTGATATTTTCGTCTATGACTTCACAGCTTTACCTTGATATCAAAGGCGTAAATAGCAATAGCTTGGCTACAAACACTAATGGCAGTTGAGCGATTCTCAGTTGTTATTGTTGATTGTTATGGCGGATAATATTGGACGTCTATTTATGTCCCATTTTAAGAGAGCAATCATGACCATTGAACGCATGGAAACCAAAACCCGCATGAGTCGTATCGTGAAGCATAACGGCACTATCTATTTATGTGGCCAAGTTTGCCAAGATGCCACTAAAGATATCACCGAACAAACTCAAACCATGTTGGATAAAGTAGAGGCGTTATTACTGCAAGCAGGCAGTGATAAAAAGCATATGTTATCAGCCACTATTTATGTCAAAGACATGTCATATTTTGCTGAAATGAATGCGGTGTGGGACGCATGGGTGGTTGAAGGTTACGCACCAGCTCGTGCCTGTGTTGCGGCAAAAATGGCACGTGAGGCACTATTGGTTGAAATTTCTGTCGTGGCTGCAGAAATTCAAGCTTAAACAGTTTTATGTCAATAGGGCAATGAATCGGTTTAGATCTCAGATCCATTGTTACCCATCAGCATTCAATTCCCTCAAGTAGCCTCAGGCTACTTGAGTCTTGTTCGCATAACCATTGGTAGGTTAATTCCTTTGGCTATTATTGTGCGACCATAATAAAGATTGAAAAAACTCGCGTTGTCATGAGCGGTGATAAGGCAACCGCTTGAGAATTTAAATGAGCATGAACGTGACTTTTTGATGGTAAAGTTTGAACACTTCCAAACTCATTTTTGGACAAAAGCTTGTTAGAGTTAAAGCACTTAAAGTGATGAGTCTAATTAAGGAATGTATGGCAAGTGGATATATGGTAACGCCGCAATAAGAGGCCAGATAATGGTTGGCTAAAATTGTTGAGGAACGAAACACCATCCAACCGTTAGATGTCCGCTCTTAATTACTTTGTTATTTGCCCGCTTTACACCTTGAGCTTTGCAAATATTGCTCTAGCTACCCAGAGTACAACCACGTATACAATAATAAAAGTAACTAATATTCCAGCTAGTCCCATGATGACTATTTGGGTTGGCATTTCTCTCAATGGTTGCTCAACGTCAACGTTTAAAAGACCTCCCATATAGTGCGTAAAATAAACTACCGAGAAAGTGGCTAAAAACACAAGAATTGCATATACGATATGTCGAATTATTGTGGCCTTGAAATTAGGCGCTGAATCAATTCTATAGTTAAATTTATTCAAGACATTCCGAATCCTTTCAGGGCATATAACGACCCACTAAGGGGCCAAGTAATAGCTTGCTAAAATGTGAAGCGAAGCGGAACCGAGCAAGCTTTTGCGTGTCCCGTCTTTAGTGGCTTGTTATATGCCATTTATACGCAATCCAGACCAGTATAACAACTTGTAAATAATACAAAAATTGGAAATAAGGCTGTTTGAACTAATGCAGTAACTACTGCAATGACATGGATAGTTCTTTGTGTACAATGCCTAGAAAACCACGCAAATGTAAAAGTAATTCCAAGTGGTACAAATGAGACAATAAAATCAACGAATAGTAATTTAAATGGCCTAGTTTCTTTCGCATAATCTGAACCTTCAAAATAAAAGCTATAAGCGCACGTTAATGCAATAACAATGAGAGTGAAGACTATAGAAATTGAGATGCCTTTTTTATTTATCAAAGTAACACTAGCCTCAAACATTACGACTAGTATCAGAAAGATAAAAAATAAGGTGAGAAACAAAGTCTAACTCCTTTTGTCCTTGTTTAATTTCTTGTTATGCAGATTCATCGTCAAAGTAAATGTCCCAAGATATATTAAGGTTTAATGAAACAAGCCTATTCATTAAATCCACTGTCATTGATGGACCACCTTGACCATTAGAGTCCCAAAAACAAAATATGTCAGTTGAACAATTTAACTTGTGCAAATTACTCATAACTTCGAGTTTATCTTGCAGGTTATTTAGGATTATCTCAAGGTGCTCTACATTATCAGTTGAATCAGATAAATCCTTAGTAGAAAAAGCCCAATAATTAAATTCTCGCTCATGCTTATATTTGGAATCATGATTAATAGCTTTAACCTTTGTAGGATTAAAACCAATTAAGTCTGTGATTTTTTCAGGCGACAGTTCAGAAGAGAAAATCCTTAATGTCGCATAGGTCAATGTACATGCCATAGTTTGAGTTTAACTTATCTGCATAACGCCCCATTAAGAGGCTTTTAATTGTTGGCTAAAATGTGAAGCGAAGCGGAACCTAGCCAACTGTTAAAAGTGATCTACACCCGATAAAATAGACACCGTCCATTTTCAAAATAATTTCTGCTCAAATTCAACAGGTGTTTTATATCCTAAGCTCGAATGCAGGCGCTGTCTATTGTAGAAATAGTTTAAATAACCTTTGAGCTTAGAATGTAATTTAGTGCTCGTTTCAAATGTGTTTCCTCTGATTACATCCGCTTTCAATGAATGAAAAAAAGACTCGACCTCTGCATTATCTGTACAACAACCAGGCCTGTTCATGCTGGCTTTAATGTTGTGACACGCTAAATACTGTTGAACCACATGAGCTCTGTATTCTGCCCTTCTATCGGTGTGAAACAGAACAGTCTCGCTGGGTTTACGCTTTCTTATTGCGAGCTTCAAGGCCTTTAAAGTCAACTCTGTTGTTTTGTTCTTTCCAAATGCCCAGCCTATGACTCGGCGGGAATACAAGTCGATGACAACGGCTAAATAATGCCACCTAGCCCCTACTTTTAAATACGTAATATCTCCTGACCATTGTTGATTCATACCTGTCGCTTTGGCCAAACCTTTACGCTTATTTTCAATCGCTTTATAGAAGAACTTTACTTTCGCTGGTTTACTGTATGTCTTTAAAGACCGAGCCCTTAAACCATGCTCTCGCATCAACCTAGCAACTCGCTTTTCACTGGTAATGACTCCTTCTTTTTTAAGAGCGTGAAAGACGCGGGGGCTGCCATATGTTTGGTGATTAGCATTAAACACTTGTTCTATTTTAATCAGCAAATTTGCATCAGAAACGGCTCGTAAGGACACAAGAAGATGACACCAAGCATAGTAACCACTACGTGATACTTTTAGCCAAGAGCATAGGTATTTGACGCCTAGTGTTTGTCCGAACTTTTGGATGAATCCAAATCGTTCTGATGTACTTCCGCCAGATACCGTTGCCACTTTTTTAGCAAGTCGTTCTCCTGCTTAAGCCGCTGATTTTCTTTCTTTAGTTTCTGGAGAGCCTTCAGTTCATTTTTAGTGGGTAGCTTACTCATAATTTCATTGTTGCTTGGATAGCGAGGGGCTTTAGAAAACTTACCTTCTTTGTATTCTTTTCGCCAACGACTCAGCATTAACGGGTGAATATCAAGAGCTAGAGCAACATCCTTAGACATGACATCATCTCTTAAGCTTAGCTGGACTGCTTTGATTTTGAATTTTACAGGATAAAACCATGTCTTTCTTGGTTGGGTATATCTAGGCATTTTAGCCTCCTCAAAGTGATGAGGAGGTGTCTACTAAACTGGGGGAAGAGCACAGTCCTGCTTGAATGGCTTGTTATAACTCACTTTCCACTTTAGATCTCTTTCTTGACCAGTACCAGCAATAAAGCCAACTAGCAGGAAAGAAAAGAAAACTTAAAAGAAAAGTATAAAAACCTACAAGTAGTAAGTTATCAGATTTCCCCCGAGCAAATTTCAAAGTAAAATAGAGCATAATTAAGAAATTAATGAATATGACTTGGCCTGCAGACGTTGCGTTTATGTTCATTTGTGCATCCTTACACACTACCGTGTGGTGAGTTTGAACGCCTTGTTAGCTTACGACTGCTCATACACTGAACGTTCTTCTTTCCAATCATCATCGTCTAAATTGAAAAGTACCTGTTTATTAAATAGTTGCATTGGCATATGTAACATTTGTATAACACTTTTACCACTCGCGATTTCTGAATCTATAAATTCATCTATAGCTTGATGAAATGCCCATGCAGAAACGCTAAGCCAATGTTCTTTTTCGTGATCGATTTTTTCTTCAACACTCCAATACAATTGATTCAATTGATCTGGATTGTTTTCGTCAATCACAAGCTCATTAGGCCAATACTTTTTTATATTTTCAAATAAAGTTGAACATTTCATATATATGTATTTAGTAAGCTAACGCCCTGCTAATAAGTGAACCATGTGCTGGCGGGCGATTTGCTCAGCAAATGGCATGACAGCCTTGGTGAATCTGAATTTAGCAGCTTGTTAGCTAAGCATCGTGTAATGCATAATGAATAATTCGCTTACAAGCTTCGTTTGAACCTATATGCTCTTGCCTCATGGAATCCAACATTTCTTTGACCAAAAATACTTCTAGAAAATACGCCTTACCAGAACAATATTTTTCAGCAACTTCAGATGTCGGTAATGACATTTCTTCATCTGACATTTCAATTACCTGAGCATCTGAAGAAGCTAGGTAACTCCCCTCAATCAACTCGGCAAAAATTATGCCTTCATCATTGTAGTTCTCAATAGACTCAATTAATTTTCGAAGTTCCATTACTACCTAGCTAACAGCTTATTATACGGCACGCCTGATAAAGTCGGCCGTTTAAGTTATTGATTTATAAAATCCTACATTCTCTATGTCTTTGATGTAAAGCAATAAAATTATCTTGGCATCCTAAAACAAACCGAGCTTGCGCGTTAAAGTCGCTTAAAAAATAAGTAATGAAATTTATTTCCAACATTATCAGACAATTATAGATTTTTAGTTAAGCATGAATTACGACTTTAGACTTATTTGATGAGCTGTTTGATTTAAATTAAGCCAAATCCCATTATACCTGTATATAAAAACAGTTCATTAGATTGTGCAATCTAGGCTGTAAGGATGGCAACTGTAAAAAGCAATTTCATTTAAATGTTTATGGAAAACGAAGATAAGCATTGTTAAATAGAGCTTTGGTTCTAACTAACTTTGTGGCATAAACGTGTTATAACCACTAACTTTTCACTTCATTTATATTGGGTTGGTTAAAGAAGATCACTACTTCAATCTAATCCATTGCCTGCCGCTGGGATGTACAGGACGAACGAAATGTCGCGATCACATGGATGTGAAAGAGCGACCTTATGTGCAGATACAACTGCGAGATGCTGCATTCTTTATTTAAGGCAGGGTCCCTGTAAGCTCTGCCAAAACATCCATGTTTTGGAAGCTCGCTGCTGCATCTACACTGGGATTATTACTTCTTCGATTTAGCTTCATTTGTGTATCAAGTAGGCTTGAGAACATCAAGAGAATCGCGTGAGTCCTGACATGGATGTCAGGCTAGTTTTCGAGGGGAAGGGACGCCTCCATCGGAAGCGTTAGTGATTTTTGAAGATGATCGAAGCGGAATACAAACGAAGTTTAAAGTTGGATCAATCCCCATCGAAAATTATGCGCTTTCCAGCATTTTTCGTTAGGGGCGCTGAGGGTTTGTTAAGGGGGACAAGCGCTTTCCCCTTGACTCTGGTGTGGGCGAAGCGCCACGACGTTGATTTTTTCAAAAATAATAAAACAAACTTTGGGGGCACAAATACGTTAGAACGACAAACGAAGTTTAAAGCTGGATGATTCTCCGTTGGAAATTTTGCTATTTAAATTTCGCCGGAGCTGCTGGGACTATGGTTTATAAAGAATCAAAAGGGGTGAGCAGTTTCACCCTTCTTGCTCTGGTGTGGGCAAAGCGCCACGACGTTAATCCAAACGGAGTTTGGAAATAGAGAGAACACTACGACGTTAACCCAAAACTTTAAAATAAACGCACAATTACCTAATTATCTCCTCCTTAATTTGACTATCAACGAACCTCAAGTGAGGTATTCATCGCTTGTTATCCGTGCTTATACGATTAAGCCTCTTTGCACCCTAGGATCACACGCCATTGAACTGATATACTGCCCGCTTGATTTTTGGGAGGACCAATGGACGTATCATCATTATTAGATGGCCTAAACGAAATGCAACGCGAAGCAGTGGGTGCACCGCTTTCAAGTATGCTCGTTTTAGCTGGGGCAGGCAGTGGTAAAACGCGGGTATTAACCCATCGTATTGCTTGGCTGATGCAGGTTGAACAACAAAGTCCATACTCCATTTTAGCGGTAACCTTTACCAATAAAGCGGCGGCAGAAATGCGCGAGCGGGTTGAGAAGGTCGTCGGCACGAATATGGGCCGCATGTGGATTGGTACCTTCCATGGATTAGCCCATCGTTTACTGCGTACCCATTATCAAGATGCGAACTTACCGCAAAGCTTTCAGATCATCGACTCTGACGATCAATTACGTTTATTGAAACGTATTCTTAAAAGCCTCAATTTAGATGAAAAGCAATATCCACCACGTCAATGCCAAGGTTATATCAATGGCAAAAAAGACCAAGGATTACGTCCAAAGCACATTGATGCAGGCGGCTTTCCTATTGAGCAGAACTTATTAAACATCTACAAGATTTATCAAGAGTCATGCGATCGCGCAGGCTTGGTGGATTTTGCTGAGATTTTACTGCGAGCCCATGAATTATGGCTCAATAAACCTCATGTGTTGGCACATTATCAAGAACGCTTTAAGCACATTTTGGTTGATGAGTTCCAAGATACCAACGCGATTCAGTATGCGTGGATCCGTGTATTAGCTGGTAAATCGGCCAATGTGATGATTGTGGGTGATGACGACCAATCAATTTACGGTTGGCGCGGCGCTCAAGTTGAAAACTTACATCGTTTCTTAACCGACTTCCCAGGTTCAAATACCGTCAGGCTTGAGCAAAATTACCGTTCTACAGCCAACATTTTGAATGCCTCGAATGAGTTAATTGCCAATAACCCTGAACGTTTGGGCAAAAAACTGTGGACTGAAGATAAGGCCGGTGAGCCGATATCAGTTTACTGCGCTTACAACGAAATGGATGAAGCGCGCTTTATTGTCGGAAAAATGGCTGAATGGCATGCTAGTGGCGGCAATCTTGCCGATTGCGCTATTTTATATCGCTCTAATGCGCAGTCGCGTGTACTGGAAGAAGCCTTATTGCATAAGGGCTTAGCTTACCGAATATACGGTGGCTTACGTTTCTTCGAACGCCAAGAAATTAAAGATGCCATGGGTTACATGCGTCTTATCAACAATAAAGATGATGATGCTGCTTTTGAAAGGGTGGTTAATACACCCACTCGTGGTATTGGTAATCGCACCTTAGAAATCATTCGCTCTACTGCCCGTCAGCAAGAAATGACCATGTGGCAAGCAAGCGTGCGACTTATTGAAGAAAAAGTATTAACAGGCCGAGCGGCAAATGCGGTTAATGGGTTTATGGACTTAGTGATTGGTATGCGTACCGACACTAGCGATATGAGCCTTTATAGCATGGCTGACACCGTGATCCAGCGTTCGGGTCTGCGGGCTATGTACGAAGCTGAAAAAGGCGAAAAAGCCCAGTCACGTGTAGAAAACTTAAATGAATTAGTTACTGCAGCACGCAGCTTTGAAATGCCAGAAGAGCTTGAAGATATGGGCGAGTTAAATGCCTTTTTATCCCATGCGGCATTAGAGGCAGGTGAAGGGCAAGCTGATAAGTTTACCGATGCGGTGCAGTTAATGACTTTGCACTCAGCTAAAGGGCTTGAGTTCCCAATGGTGTTTATGGCTGGGGTTGAAGAAGGTATTTTCCCAAGCAAAATGGCGTTGGATGAAGGTGACCGTTTAGATGAAGAACGTCGTTTATGTTATGTGGGAATGACCCGAGCGATGCAAAAACTCTACATCAGTTATGCTGAGTCTCGTCGTATTTATGGCCGTGAAGATTATGCCAGTCCTTCACGTTTTATTGGTGAAATCCCATCGGAATACGTCGAAGAAATTCGTATGAAAGCGTCGGTATCGGCGCCCTCAATGAGCAGTCGTTTTAACGTACCACGCCAATCCATTGCTAATGACAGTGGCTTTAAAGTCGGTCAAAAAGTGAAGCACTTTAAGTTTGGTCAGGGAATCGTGACCGACTTTGAAGGCACAGCTGATAAAGCCCGAGTTCAGGTTAACTTTACGGATTTTGGCAGTAAGTGGTTATTGGTATCACTGGCAAAGCTAGAGTCTTGCTAGACGGTATATAGATCCAAAGCAGCTTTTTCAGTTGGTGAAGGGCTGTTTAGCTATTCTGAGCCAAATGATCTGATATGGGGTAGCTAGAATAATTGGTATTGGAACGAGATTTTGAGCAAATGGTGACCATTGTCGCTATATCCACGATAAACAAGTGTTTTAAAACGCCCTTAGCATGTTAGATTATTCATTTGGCAAACACACATAAATAACGCCAACCCAGAATGGCGAATAAGAAGTGAATAAACTTCAAAAAGTGGGAGTGAGTTAGCCATGGCAGTATCCTCATGGACACTAAAGCAGAAAATTTCGATATACCAGCGCTTAACGCGCTTAGACAGGCCCATCGGTACATTATTGCTAATGTGGCCATGCTTAATGGCGCTGGTGTTAGCGGCTGGCGGTATGCCAGATATGAAGGTATTAGTTATCTTTGTGTTCGGTGTCTTTATCATGCGAGCTTGCGGCTGTGTCATTAATGATTTTGCCGACAGAAAATTAGATGCTCATGTTGAGCGTACTAAACATCGACCATTAGCTTCTGGAGAAGTCAGCAGCAAAGAAGCGCTGATGTTATTTATCGTCATGGCGCTGATTGCGTTTAGCTTGGTGTTATTTTTAAATCCACTGGTGGTTAAGCTTTCTGTGGTGGGGATTATTCTCACCATTATGTACCCGTTTATGAAACGGGTGACCAATATGCCGCAAATGTTTTTGGGCATCGTCTGGAGTTGGTCAATACCTATGGCTTATGCCGCCCAACTTGGTTATGTGCCTGTTGAGGCGTGGTGGTTATTTGCTGCTAATTGGTGCTGGACTGTAGCTTACGACACTATGTATGCCATGGTTGATAGGGATGATGATTTAAAAGTTGGCATTAAGTCTACTGCCATTTTATTTGGCAGCTACGATCGCCAGTGGATAGCCTTATTTCAACTAGCGGCTTTAGTTTTCTTTATCTTAGCGGGTTGGTCAGCTGAACGTGGTTTGTTTTACAGCATTGGCATTAGCACATTTATTCTTTTTAGTGGTTATCAGCAGTATCTGATCTTTGGCCGCGAACGGGCGCTGTGTTTTAAGGCATTTTTAAATAATAACTGGGCAGGATTCGCCTTGTTTATGGCTTTAGCCGCTGATTATATGTTGCCCTACTAATATAAATTAAAAACTATCAGCCAAAAACGGTACAATAGCGTGGAGAAGGCTGAGCTTAAATGAGACTCAGCACCAATAAATCGCGCTAAAACAACATCAACAAGGATAGCTGATGCACACTTTTTTATTGCTGGTTGTAGCGGCAGCCGGGCTGTTTTTATCAGCCTTAGCGACACCAGTAAAGGCTGATGATGCCTTTTCTATTCCTAACTCCACGTCGTTTACTTTAGAAGACTCAGATAGAAGCTATAAGGTGTTTGTTAAGTTACCTAATAGCTATCAAGAGAACGATCCGGCTCAGTATTACCCAGTGATCTATATGACTGATGCCATGTATAACTTTCAAGTGGTTTCAGGTGTTACTCGTCTGCCAATGAATATGCGCCAAATGCAGCAAGCCATTTTGGTCGGCATTGATTGGCAAGAAGGTATGAGCCCAGCCGCCAGTCGTATTCGTGACTATACACCTATTGCAGATAAAGGCTGGAAACGTAAGACGGGTGAAGCCGAGCGACATTTGAGTTTTATCGCTAATAAATTGATGCCCCACATTAATAAAACCTATCGCACTATTCCGAACCAAAACACCCTTGTGGGTCACTCTCTAGGTGGGTTGTTTGGCGCATATAGCTTGCTGACTCAGCCTGAGCTGTTTAGTAATTACCTACTGAGTAGCCCATCATTGTGGTTTAACGACAAACAACTGATGAAGCAGTTTCGTTCCAGTGACTTTATGCTTAAAAGCATCAATGCCAATGTGTTCATTGCCATTGGCGAATACGAAACGGCTGAGTTGACTGATTTTGGCCATGATATGGTTAATGATGCGAAGGAATTTAAAGCCATCTTGGAGCAAAAAAATAGGCTGTCGGCGACTCAAGGGATTAATCTCAAATTACAGGTCATTGCCGAAGCGGATCATAGCATGGCATTTCCAACGGCCGCGATACAAGGTCTTAGCTGGTTTCTGCCTCAGCAAAATAGGTTGGCTTTGCACTAATCTGCGAATTCAACAATCAATTATCTCAACAATCAATTATCTCAACAATCAGCCACCTCACCGTTTTAGCGTTACAAGGAGTGTAT
This window of the Shewanella goraebulensis genome carries:
- the ubiA gene encoding 4-hydroxybenzoate octaprenyltransferase; translated protein: MAVSSWTLKQKISIYQRLTRLDRPIGTLLLMWPCLMALVLAAGGMPDMKVLVIFVFGVFIMRACGCVINDFADRKLDAHVERTKHRPLASGEVSSKEALMLFIVMALIAFSLVLFLNPLVVKLSVVGIILTIMYPFMKRVTNMPQMFLGIVWSWSIPMAYAAQLGYVPVEAWWLFAANWCWTVAYDTMYAMVDRDDDLKVGIKSTAILFGSYDRQWIALFQLAALVFFILAGWSAERGLFYSIGISTFILFSGYQQYLIFGRERALCFKAFLNNNWAGFALFMALAADYMLPY
- a CDS encoding alpha/beta hydrolase; its protein translation is MHTFLLLVVAAAGLFLSALATPVKADDAFSIPNSTSFTLEDSDRSYKVFVKLPNSYQENDPAQYYPVIYMTDAMYNFQVVSGVTRLPMNMRQMQQAILVGIDWQEGMSPAASRIRDYTPIADKGWKRKTGEAERHLSFIANKLMPHINKTYRTIPNQNTLVGHSLGGLFGAYSLLTQPELFSNYLLSSPSLWFNDKQLMKQFRSSDFMLKSINANVFIAIGEYETAELTDFGHDMVNDAKEFKAILEQKNRLSATQGINLKLQVIAEADHSMAFPTAAIQGLSWFLPQQNRLALH